The proteins below come from a single Nostoc sp. KVJ3 genomic window:
- the nth gene encoding endonuclease III: MNRVCTRMGSRKEKVSPLKQRSLEILTRLKRLYPDATCSLNYSTPVQLLVATILSAQCTDERVNKVTPDLFGKFPDAASLAIADLVELESLVRSTGFYHNKAKNIQAACRMIVTEFDSVVPNQMEQLLKLPGVARKTANVVLAHAYGINAGVTVDTHVKRLCQRLGLTKHTDPVRIEQDLMGLLPQPDWENWSIRLIYHGRAICKARSPVCVACELADLCPAANKPVVVG; the protein is encoded by the coding sequence ATGAATCGCGTCTGTACAAGAATGGGGAGTAGAAAAGAGAAAGTTTCGCCTTTAAAACAGCGATCGCTAGAAATTTTAACTCGTTTGAAGCGTCTTTATCCAGATGCTACTTGCTCTTTGAACTACTCAACGCCAGTACAATTGCTAGTGGCAACTATTCTCTCGGCTCAGTGTACTGATGAGCGGGTGAATAAGGTGACACCAGATTTATTTGGTAAGTTTCCTGATGCTGCAAGTTTAGCGATCGCTGACTTGGTAGAATTAGAAAGTTTAGTGCGTTCAACTGGGTTTTATCACAATAAAGCTAAAAACATTCAAGCCGCCTGTCGGATGATTGTTACCGAATTTGACTCTGTTGTGCCCAACCAAATGGAACAGTTGTTAAAGCTTCCAGGTGTGGCGCGGAAGACAGCAAATGTGGTTTTAGCTCATGCTTATGGTATTAACGCTGGGGTGACAGTAGATACTCACGTCAAGCGCCTGTGCCAACGTTTGGGTTTAACTAAGCATACAGACCCCGTTCGCATTGAGCAAGATTTAATGGGTTTATTACCGCAGCCTGATTGGGAAAATTGGTCAATTCGGCTGATTTATCACGGTCGTGCTATTTGTAAAGCCCGCTCTCCCGTTTGTGTTGCATGTGAGCTTGCTGATTTATGTCCTGCTGCTAATAAGCCAGTGGTTGTAGGTTAA
- the rpsN gene encoding 30S ribosomal protein S14, whose protein sequence is MAKKSMIEREKKRTRLIEKYADKREALLEEFRSAASPLDKLEIHRKIQQLPRNSAPTRHRNRCWLTGRSRGVYRDFGLSRNVLREWAHEGLLPGVVKSSW, encoded by the coding sequence ATGGCAAAAAAGAGCATGATTGAGCGCGAGAAAAAGCGCACCAGATTGATAGAAAAGTATGCTGACAAGCGCGAAGCCCTTTTGGAAGAGTTCAGAAGTGCAGCATCTCCTTTGGATAAACTGGAAATCCATCGGAAGATTCAACAGCTACCCCGCAATAGTGCGCCCACCCGCCACCGGAATCGTTGCTGGTTGACTGGTCGTTCTAGAGGAGTTTACCGCGATTTTGGCCTCTCTCGGAACGTGCTGCGAGAATGGGCGCATGAAGGTCTATTACCTGGAGTTGTTAAGTCTAGCTGGTAG